The window ACCGCGACGACAACCACATCCTGCCCGTGTTCGCCGCGCACAACAATTGCGGCGGCGACGTGATCCTCGGCTGGGAGGTCGGCACGCAGATCGCGATCGACGGCCGCCCGGGCCTCTACGAGGTCGTCGAGATCCGCAACACGGGCAAGACCTGGGTCACGACGAGCGAGCTCGTCGGCCTCCAGGGGGAGCTCGCGCTGCAGACCTGCTACTACGGCGTCCAGGAGATGCGTTTCGTCGGGCTCTCCCCCGTCCCCGGGAGCTGACCCCCGGAGCCACGCACCGAGACGCACCGGAGCGGCGACGTCCTGCGCGGCGATACCCTGGCGGCATGACCGACGACACCGAGACCGACGCCGACGCCGACGAGATCAACTTCCGGTCACGGCGATGGGTCCGTCCCGAGGACCTCAACGCGAACGGCACCCTCTTCGGTGGCAGCCTCCTCCGCTGGATCGACGAGGAGGCGGCGATCTACGCGATCCTGCAGCTCGGCAACCACCGTGCCGTCACGAAGTACGTCTCCGAGATCAACTTCGTGTCGTCCGCGAAGCAGGGCGACCTCATCGAGATGGGAATTCGCGCGACGAAGTTCGGTCGCACCTCGCTCACGATGCGCGCGCAGGTGCGCAACATGATCACGCGTCGCAGCATCCTCACGATCGAGAAGATCGTGTTCGTGAGTCTCGACGAGCACGGCGTCCCCGTCCCGCACGGGTACTCCGACATCACCTACGGCCGCGACCGCATCCCGTTCGAACGGGAGTAAGCCGGCGGGAGGCCGGCTACCTCCCGCCCGCCGTCACCCGGCCGTGAGGAGCGGTGCGAAGTAGTCGGCCAGTTCCTCGCGTGCGTCCAGCGGCAGCACGTTCGAGACGTACTGATCGGGACGCACGACGACGACGGCCCCCGTGGGCGAAATCCCGCGCGCCTCGAACACGTCCTCGCCCTCGATCGCGGTGTGGAACTTCTCGTAGTCGACGACGCCGAAGGGACCGACGCGCGGGCGGAACAGCTCGGGCACCCGGTTGATGTCGACCTCGGTATAGGGCTGCCGGTAGACGACCTTCACGTCGAAGAGGGCATCGATGTCGGCGTCGCGGGGCGAGTGCACGGCGAGCGGCGAATCCGGTGCCTCGGCGAACCATGCCGCCCAGTCCGTGACGCCCGAGGGCTCGCCCGGCGCGGGCGCGTCGGCGAACACGTAGATGCGCCACCGGCCGTCGGCCCGGTGGTGGTGCCCGAGATGGATCGTGTTCGCGTCCGCGACCCGCATGACGCGAGCCGACTTGAACCGCTTCCCGACGGGGAATCCCGTCGCGAGGTGCTGGTGGACGGGCGTGGCCGTCAGGATGGACGGCGCGTACTCGGTCATGAAGCCCGCCGGGAACTCGAACGTGCGCACGTAGAACTCCTCGAGCTCGGTCGGGTCGGCCATCTCCTCCGGCTTCGCGGCCATGAGGGTCGACCACTCCCGGTCGAAGTCGATGAGGTCCTTCGCGACGACGCGCCGCTCCGCCGAGTAGGTGCGCAGCAGACGCTCGGGGCTGCGTCCGGACACGACCGAGCCGAGTTTCCAGGCGAGGTTGAAGCCGTCCTGCATCGACACGTTCATGCCCTGTCCGGCCTTCGCGCTGTGGGTGTGGCACGCGTCGCCGGTGAGGAACACGCGCGGCGTGCGCTCGCCCACCTCGTCCTCGCCGAGGTCGTCGAAGCGGTCGGTGAGGCGGTGCCCGACCTCGTACACGCTGTTCCAGGCGACGTGCCGGACGTCGAGCGTGTACGGGTGGAGGATCTCGTTCGCGCGACGCACGATCTCGTCGAGCGGGGTCGCGCGGATGCGTCCCGCGTCGTCCGCCGGCACGACGCCGAGGTCGACGTACATGCGGAAGAGCGAGCCACCCTCGCGCGGGATGAGGAGGATGCTCCCGCCCGAGCCCGACTGGATCGCACACTTCGTGCGGATGTCGGGGAAGTCGGTGACGGCGAGCACGTCCATGACGCCCCACGCGTGGTTCGCCTTCTCCCCCTCGAGGCGGCCACCGATCGCGCGGCGGACACCGCTCGCCGCTCCGTCGCACCCGACGACGTAGCGCGCCCGGACGGTGCGCGACGTGCCCGCGCGTTCACCGGCGGTCGAGCGCACCTCGACGGCGACGGGGTACTCCGCACCGTCCGTGACCTCGAGCCCGACGAACTCGATGCCGTAGTCGGGGACGACCCGTCCGGGCGCGTTCGCCGCGAACTCGGCGAAGTGGTCGAGGACGCGGGCCTGGTTCACGATGAGGTGGGGGAACTCGCTGATCCCGCTCGGGTCGTCGAGCGTGCGCGCGGCCCGCGCGATCCTCGTGGGATCGTCCGGGTCCGGCTTCCAGAAGATCGTCTCGGTGAGGTGGAACGCCTCCTCCGTGATGCGTCCGGCGAAACCGAAGGCCTGGAACGTCTCGACGCTGCGCGCCTGGATGCCGTCGGCCTGCCCCACGGCGAGGCGACCGGCACGTCGCTCGATGATCCGGACGTTCACGTCCGGGTACATCGCGAGCTGGGCCGCGGTGATCATGCCCGCGGGACCGCTGCCGACGACGAGCACGTCGACCTCGTCCGGGAGCTCGGTGGGCCGATCGAGGCCGACCCCGGCGGCCTCGAGGATCCGCGGATCGCCGGACACATACCCGTGGTGGTGGAACTGCACGAAGTGCTCCTCACGTCGTCGTGTGGGTGCACCGGACTCGAACGCGTCGTTCGCCGTCTCCGTCATCGGAACGGTGAACACTCGACCCGGTGCGATCATGTGTGCGATATGCGCACATGAAGTGCGAAGATCGCACACTCACTCTACGCGGGCACGTCCCGCCGAGCAATGCTTCCCTCCCTGTGCCGCCCCACCGAGCCTGCCCGGATCACGTGCCACCGCCGCTTCGACGGTCGAGGATCACCCGTACCGGCGGACGAACGCCACGAGCGCGGGAACGAAGTCGCTGCCGAGGGGCACGTCGATCGACGCGGTCCCGACCGGGACGCTCGCGACGAACGCCGCGTTCTCGTCGGAGGGCACACGAACGAAGAGGCGAACACCGACGCCGGCCGGCGCGGCGGCACTCCATGACAGTTCGACGCGATCGGGGCGGTCGCGGAAGAACCGATCCCAGTCCTCACCCGCTCCGCGGAGCATGACGAGTCGTTCGACACCGTCGCCCACGTCGACGTCGCCGAGGTAACCGTCCGTCCACCACATGAAGCGACGCAGCTCGTCGGGGAACCGGAACCCGACGCGAGCCTCCAGGCGCGACGGGCCCCCGTCGGGGACGTCGGCATCCAGGCAACGGGGGTCGAGGAAGCGCAGGCCGAACGCCTCGACCGGCTCCCCCCGCGGAACCCTCGGCCACGGCTCGTTCCCCGACTCCCCCGCATCGTCGAGGTCGTCGAACTCGTGGATCCACCCGTGGAGCGCGTCCACGAACGTCCCACCCGACCACGCGTACACCTCGTTCGAGCCCGCATCGACGACGGCGAACCGCAGCGCGCCGTCCTCCTCGCGCCGGAACACGAGCGCGTCCCCGCCACCGTTGTCACCGATCTCGACCGCCCCGGGGAACCTGTCCTCGTCGTGATAGGCGTCGCTCGTCTCCGTGCACTCGACGATCTCGTCGACGGCGTGGAGGCGGATGTACCGCGGCTCCGTCGCGGTCGCGTCGGTGATCTCACCGTCGTAGCCGTCGGTCAGGCGCAGGAGGGCCCGCACGTGCACCGGGAACCGTGCCCCCAGCCGCCGCTCGGCGGCGTCGATCGCCCCGTCCGATGCCCCGGACTCGGTCTCGTCGACGAACTCGATGTCGAAGAATCGCATGGGCACGACGCTACGCGGCACCCCGGCGGCCCTCGTCGCACGTCGGACCGATCCCGGCTCATGCCACGTACGCAGCCGGGAAGGCGGCCGACACGCACGGCGCGATCACCGAGCGGTCGCCGAGCGCGGCGGACGTGGCTCGTATCGCTCGCTCACGCGGCGGAGCCGCCGGTGGCGAGGCGCATGAGGTCGGTCCCGAGGTCGATTCCTGTCCCCGCGTCGTCCACGGCCCGGAACGTGTGCTGATAGCTCGACCAGGTGTCCGCCCGGAGTCGGTTCGCGAACCCGCTGTCCATGAGGAGGAACAGTTCGAACGCTGCGCGGTCGATTCGAGTGGTGAGGGCGGGAACGTTCCAGTCCTCGGTCGACGCGAAGACGCCGGTCGGTGCGATGAGGGTTCGCAGGAACGCGAACAGCGAGCGCATCGCCCCGTCGACGACGAGCGCGTGCCTCGCGGTTCCCGCCGTCGCGGCGAGGACGACGGGCGTCCCGAGGAGCAGATCGCTGTCGAGCACGTGGAAGAAGGAACTGAACAGTCCGCTCGGCTCGGCCTTGTAGACGGGCGTCGCGACGACGGCACCGTCGGCCGCGCCGAGGAGTTCGGCCGCGCGTTCGAGGCCGGGCCCCACGAGCTGCGATACGAGTGCGGTCCCGATCTCGCCGGCGAGCTCGCGGAGTTCGAGGACGTCGGTGTTGACCTCGCGGCCGTGGCGCGCTGCGGCGGCCTCGACGGCGCCGGCGAGTCGATCCGCGAGCATGCGCGTCGAGGAGGGGTCACTCGTCCCCCCGTTCACGACGACGAGCCGGAACGGCGCGGCGGCCTCGTTCGATGCCGGGTCCGGGTGTCGGTCGATGTGTGTCGTCATGGTGATGTGCTCCCTGTCATGCGGTGGGTCGATGCGTCACGGCGTTGCGGTCCGTCGGTCGTCGGCCGAAGCGGTCGTGCGGACGGTCGCCGAGTCGAGGTACGGCGAGCCACCTGTCACGTTGTCCCCACGGTTCGCGCGCGGGCGTGGTTCGCGGACCTCGCCGTCGCCGTAGCGGGCGCGCACGAGTGCCGCGTGCGTGGGCGCCTCGGCCGACTCCGGATCCCGGCGTGCGGCGAGCTCCCGGCGCAGCACGGGGACGACCTCGCCGCCGAGGAGCTCGAGCTGCGACAGCACGGTCGACAGCGGGAGCCCGGCGTGGTCGATGAGGAACAGTTGCCGCTGGTAGTCCCCGAACGTGTCCTGGAACGTGAGGATCTTGTCGATGACCTCCTGCGGGCTCCCCACCGCGAGGGGCGTCTGCGTCGAGAACTGCTCGAGCGAGGGGCCGTGTCCGTAGACGGGTGCCTCGTCGAAGTACGGCCGGAACTCGCGATACGCGTCCTGCGAGTTCTTCGCGATGTAGGTCTGCCCGCCGAGACCGATGATCGCCTGCTTGCGCGTGCCGTGACCGTAGTGCTCGAAGCGCTCACGGTAGAACTCGATGAGCCGCTTCGAGTGCGCGCTCGGCCAGAAGATGTGGTTCACGAAGAAGCCGTTGCCGTAGAACGCCGCCTGTTCGGCGATCTCGGGCGTGCGGATCGACCCGTGCCAGACGAACGGCGGGACGTCGTCGAGAGGGCGCGGTGTGGAGGTGAACCCCTGGAGCGGCGAGCGGAACTTCCCCTCCCAGTTCACGACGTCCTCGCGCCAGAGCCGGTGGAGGAGGTTGTAGTTCTCGAGGGCGAGGGGCAGGCCCTGCCGGATGTCCTGCCCGAACCACGGGTAGACGGGCGCGGTGTTGCCGCGGCCGAGCATGAGGTCCATACGCCCGCCCGCGAGATGCTGGAGCATCGCGTACTCCTCGGCGATCCGCACCGGGTCGTTCGTCGTGATGAGGGTCGTGGACGTCGTGACGAGCAGGCGCTCGGTCGTCGCCGCGATCGCCGCGAGCAGGGTCGTCGGCGAGGACGAGAAGAACGGCGGGTTGTGGTGCTCGCCGATCGCGAAGACGTCGAGCCCGACCTGCTCGGCCGTCCGCGCGATCTCGACGATCCCGCGGATCCGCTCGGCCTCGCTGGGGGTCTCACCCGAGACCGGGTCGCGCGTGACGTCGCTCACGGAGAAGATTCCGAACTGCATGGTGCCCCCTTCGGTCATGTTCATGCGTTTTCATATAAATGGAACGTACGAGTGACCGGAACATTCCCGGTGTGTCGTCGCGACGTGCGCAGGACGACCGGCGGGACCGCAGGAACGCCGAGAGGGCACCACCGGTGCGGCCGGTGGTGCCCTCGCGGAGGGTGGTTCAGAACTCCTGGTAGACGGCGGGGTCCTGGTCGGCGATGCGGCCATCGGCTCGCCCGAGCCCGGTGATCGCGGCGATCTGGTCGTCGTTCAGCTCGACGTCGACCGCTCCGAGGTTCTCGAGCTGTCGTTCGTCCGACGCGGCCTTCGGGAGGGGCAGCGCGCCTCGCGCGATGCCCCACGCGAGCACGACCTGGCCGGGGGTCGCCCCGACGTCGCTCGCGATCTGACGGATGACGGGCTCCGCGAGCAGGTCGTTGCCGCGCCCGAGCGGGCTCCACGCCTCGGTGATGATCCCGCGCTCGCGGTCGAACGCGAGCTGCTCGGTCTGCGGGAAGTAGGGGTGCAGCTCGACCTGGTTCACGTCCGGCAGCACACCGGTCTCCCGCTCCAGCCGCTCGAGGTGCTCGGGCAGGAAGTTGCAGACGCCGATGGCGCGGACGAGGCCCCGCTCGCGTGCGTCGATGAGCGCCCGCCAGGCCTCGACGTAGCGGTCGACCTCGGGGTTCGGCCAGTGGATGAGGTAGAGGTCGATCGCGTCGAGGCCCGTGCGGTAGACGCTCTCCTCGACCGTCGCGATGGCCTCGTCGTACGCGTGATGGCGCCCGGGGAGCTTCGAGGTCACGACGAGGTGGTCGCGACGCGAGAGGCGCGCGGCGCGGCCGACCGCTCCCTCGTTCTCGTAGTTGAACGCGCTGTCGAGGAGCGTGTACCCCTTCTCGAGCGCCCGGCCGATGGCCTCGACGCCCGTCGCGCCGTTGAGCTTGTAGGTGCCGAATCCCAGGACCGGCAGGGTCAGGCCGGAGTGCGAGGTCGTGGTGGGGATCGTCGTCATGCGTGTTCCTCCTCGAGGGCTCGGTCGGCGCGGCGGATCGGCCGCACCAATCCGGAGCGTAGTCCCGCGAACGCTCGCGCGCCCGAGCGTGCGCTGGACGGGGTCGCCCGCGAGACCCCGCGACGCGCTCAGCGACCGAACGGCTCCTCGGTCGGCGGCGTCAGGTGGATGGGCCCCGTGACGATCGGGATCGCGGTCGTGATGACCGGCACGGAGGCTTCGAGGAGCGACCCGTCGTCGCGCCGCGCGTCCTCCTGCGGACGGGGACGGCCGGGCCGGTCGGGGCCCTGGCCGTCGAGGGGGACGCGCACCTCGTGTTCGGGGCCCGCGACGAAGCGCTCGCCCCGCACGCCGAACTCGACCTCGCCGCCCGACCGCACGCGCACGCGAAGTTCGTGGGTCGAGACGGTGACGTCGAGCTCGCTGTCGTGCCAGCGCAGCGGGAACTGCAGTTCGGGCCACGCGGCCGGGAGCCGCGGGTCGAACGTGAGCTCCCCGCCGTGGTCGCGCATGCCGCCGAAGCCGCACACGAGCGCCGTCCAGACACCGCCCGCCGAGGCGACGTGCACGCCGTCGGCGGCATTGTGGTGCAGATCCGCGAGGTCGACGAACACGGCCTTGCGGAAGTACTCGAGCGCGAGCTCGCGATAGCCGACCTCGGCCGCGAGGATCGACTGCACGACCGCCGAGAGTGTCGAGTCACCCGTCGTCAGCGGGTCGTAGTAGTCGAAGTCGGCGAGCTTCTCGCGGTCGGTGAACGAGTCACCCTGCAGGAACAGGGCGAGCACGACGTCGGCCTGCTTGAGCACCTGGAAGCGGTAGATGACGAGCGGGTGGAAGTGCAGCAGGAGCGGGCGCTGCTCGGCCGGCGTGTTCTCGAGGTCCCACACCTCCCGTTCGAGGAACATCGCGTCCTGGGGGTGGATGCCGAGTGCCTCGCTGTACGGGATGTGCATGGACTCCGCGGCGCGCTCCCACGCGCCGACCTCACCGGGCTCGAGGTCGAGGCGGTGCACCATCGCGCGGTACTCCTGCGGCGCAGCGGTCTTCATGTTGCGGACGGCGCGGCTCGCGGCGCTGAGGTTGAAGCGTGCCATGACGTTCGTGAAGAGGTTGTCGTTGACGACCGTCGTGTACTCGTCGGGGCCCGTGACGCCGTGGATGTGGAACGACTGGTCACCGTTGTGCTTGCGCAGGAAGCCGAGCGACACCCACAGGCGCGCGGTCTCGACGAGCACGTCGATGCCCTCGCGGTAGAGGAAGTCCGTGTCGCCCGTCGCGCGAACGTACTTGACGAGCGCGTAGCTCACGTCCGCGTTGATGTGGAACTGTGCGGTCCCGGCCGCGTAGTAGGCGGACGCCTCCTCGCCGTTGATGGTGCGCCACGGGAAGAGGGCGCCCTCCTCGTTGAGCTGCCGTGCTCGCCGCCTCGCGTCGTCGAGCATGAGCACGCGCCTGCGCAGCGCGTTGCGTGCCCATTGCGGTGACGTGTAGGTGAGGAACGGGAGCACGTAGACCTCGGTGTCCCAGAAGTAGTGACCGCTGTAGCCCGACCCCGTCATGCCCTTCGCGGGCACGCCCTTGGCATCGGCGCGGGCCGCGGCCTGCGCGAGCTGGAACAGGCACCAACGGATCGCCTGCTGGAGCGCGTCGTGGCCCGTGACCCGGACGTCCGAGCGGGCCCAGAACGCGTCGAGGAAGGCGCGCTGCTCGACGAGGATCGCGTCGAGCCCCGTCTGCCAGGCCCGGTCGATCGTGAGGGCGCAGCGGTCGAGCAGTTCGCGCGTCGGGACGCCCCGCGACGCGTGGTACGCGGCGGCCTTGGTGACGACGGTCGGCACGCCGGCGCTCGCGCGGAACACGAACGCCGTCTTCGCGAAGTCGGGCTCGATGAGCCCCGACACCTCGACAGGGTTCTCGGATTCGACGCGGTGGTCGACCATCACGGCGAGCGTCATGCCCGACGAGGCGACCCTGTACGAGAGGGCGCTGCGCGCCCCGTCCTGCCGGTACTCCTGCGGGATGAGCACGCGGTCGGCGATGCGCTCGGCCTTGCGCGGGTCGAACGACGGCTCGATGCGGCCGGTCGTCGTCGGTGCGGGCTCGGAGGCGCCACCGTACACGTCCTCGCCGTCCTGGCGGTTGATCACCTGGCTGCTGATCGTGACGGTCGCGTCGGCGTTCAGGACCGTGACGCGCAGACGCATGAGCGCGAGGTGGCGGGCCTCGAACGACACCATGCGCTCGTCCTCGATGCGCACGTGCTTGCCGGAGGGGGTGATCCACAGCAGGTGTCGGCGGAGGACGCCATCGCGCAGGTCGAGCGAGCGCTCGTAGTCGCGGACGTCGGCGACGTCGAGCGAGAGCGGCTCGTCGTCGACGTAGACGCGGATCACCTTCGTGTCGGGCGCGTTGACGATCGTCTGGCCGACCTCGGCGAACCCGTACGCCTGCTCGGCGTGGCGGATCGGCCACGTCTCGTGCAGGCCGTTGATGAAAGTGCCGTGCTCGTGGGCGTGGCGGCCCTCGGGGAAGTTGCCGCGGAGGCCGAGGTAGCCGTTCGCGACGGCGAAGAGGGTCTCGGTCACCCCGGCGTCGGCGAGCGTGAAGTTCGTCTCGACGAGTCGCCAGGGGTCGACGGGGTAACGGTCGCGGTCGATCATGTGCAGCCTGTCAGGATCGTGTGTGGTCGGTGGATACGTGCGCGTGGGGCGGCGTGGGCGGTCGTCGCGCGTCCGCGGGGCGATGTTGCGGTCGGAGTGACGGTTCGGTCGGAGCGAAGATGCGGTCGGAGTGACGGTTCGGTCGGAGCGATGATGCGGTCGGTGTGACGGTTCGGTCGGAGTGACGGTTCGGTCGGAGTGACGGTTCGGTCGGAGCGATGATGCGGTCGGTGTGACGGTTCGGTCGGTACGTGGCTGTTTCGGGTGCGGTCGGTACGTGGCTGTTTCGGGTGCGGTCGGTACGTGGCTGTTTCGGGTGCGGTCGGTACGTGGCTGTGCCGGGTGCGGTCGGTACGTGGCTGTGCCGGGTGCGGTCGGTGCGCGCCTGTGTCGCGTGCGGTCGGCGTTCTGCGCTGCTTGTCCGGGCGGCGTGGCGGGTGCGGTCGGGCGCTCGTCAGTCGAGGAGTTCGCCGAGATCGGTGACGACGAGGTGCGCGCCCGCATCGAGGAGCGCCTGGGCGCCCGTGCCGCGATCGACGCCGATGACGAGTCCGAATCCTCCGGC is drawn from Pseudoclavibacter chungangensis and contains these coding sequences:
- a CDS encoding glycoside hydrolase family 65 protein, producing MIDRDRYPVDPWRLVETNFTLADAGVTETLFAVANGYLGLRGNFPEGRHAHEHGTFINGLHETWPIRHAEQAYGFAEVGQTIVNAPDTKVIRVYVDDEPLSLDVADVRDYERSLDLRDGVLRRHLLWITPSGKHVRIEDERMVSFEARHLALMRLRVTVLNADATVTISSQVINRQDGEDVYGGASEPAPTTTGRIEPSFDPRKAERIADRVLIPQEYRQDGARSALSYRVASSGMTLAVMVDHRVESENPVEVSGLIEPDFAKTAFVFRASAGVPTVVTKAAAYHASRGVPTRELLDRCALTIDRAWQTGLDAILVEQRAFLDAFWARSDVRVTGHDALQQAIRWCLFQLAQAAARADAKGVPAKGMTGSGYSGHYFWDTEVYVLPFLTYTSPQWARNALRRRVLMLDDARRRARQLNEEGALFPWRTINGEEASAYYAAGTAQFHINADVSYALVKYVRATGDTDFLYREGIDVLVETARLWVSLGFLRKHNGDQSFHIHGVTGPDEYTTVVNDNLFTNVMARFNLSAASRAVRNMKTAAPQEYRAMVHRLDLEPGEVGAWERAAESMHIPYSEALGIHPQDAMFLEREVWDLENTPAEQRPLLLHFHPLVIYRFQVLKQADVVLALFLQGDSFTDREKLADFDYYDPLTTGDSTLSAVVQSILAAEVGYRELALEYFRKAVFVDLADLHHNAADGVHVASAGGVWTALVCGFGGMRDHGGELTFDPRLPAAWPELQFPLRWHDSELDVTVSTHELRVRVRSGGEVEFGVRGERFVAGPEHEVRVPLDGQGPDRPGRPRPQEDARRDDGSLLEASVPVITTAIPIVTGPIHLTPPTEEPFGR
- a CDS encoding LLM class flavin-dependent oxidoreductase, coding for MQFGIFSVSDVTRDPVSGETPSEAERIRGIVEIARTAEQVGLDVFAIGEHHNPPFFSSSPTTLLAAIAATTERLLVTTSTTLITTNDPVRIAEEYAMLQHLAGGRMDLMLGRGNTAPVYPWFGQDIRQGLPLALENYNLLHRLWREDVVNWEGKFRSPLQGFTSTPRPLDDVPPFVWHGSIRTPEIAEQAAFYGNGFFVNHIFWPSAHSKRLIEFYRERFEHYGHGTRKQAIIGLGGQTYIAKNSQDAYREFRPYFDEAPVYGHGPSLEQFSTQTPLAVGSPQEVIDKILTFQDTFGDYQRQLFLIDHAGLPLSTVLSQLELLGGEVVPVLRRELAARRDPESAEAPTHAALVRARYGDGEVREPRPRANRGDNVTGGSPYLDSATVRTTASADDRRTATP
- a CDS encoding acyl-CoA thioesterase, translating into MTDDTETDADADEINFRSRRWVRPEDLNANGTLFGGSLLRWIDEEAAIYAILQLGNHRAVTKYVSEINFVSSAKQGDLIEMGIRATKFGRTSLTMRAQVRNMITRRSILTIEKIVFVSLDEHGVPVPHGYSDITYGRDRIPFERE
- a CDS encoding aldo/keto reductase, translating into MTTIPTTTSHSGLTLPVLGFGTYKLNGATGVEAIGRALEKGYTLLDSAFNYENEGAVGRAARLSRRDHLVVTSKLPGRHHAYDEAIATVEESVYRTGLDAIDLYLIHWPNPEVDRYVEAWRALIDARERGLVRAIGVCNFLPEHLERLERETGVLPDVNQVELHPYFPQTEQLAFDRERGIITEAWSPLGRGNDLLAEPVIRQIASDVGATPGQVVLAWGIARGALPLPKAASDERQLENLGAVDVELNDDQIAAITGLGRADGRIADQDPAVYQEF
- a CDS encoding SMI1/KNR4 family protein — its product is MRFFDIEFVDETESGASDGAIDAAERRLGARFPVHVRALLRLTDGYDGEITDATATEPRYIRLHAVDEIVECTETSDAYHDEDRFPGAVEIGDNGGGDALVFRREEDGALRFAVVDAGSNEVYAWSGGTFVDALHGWIHEFDDLDDAGESGNEPWPRVPRGEPVEAFGLRFLDPRCLDADVPDGGPSRLEARVGFRFPDELRRFMWWTDGYLGDVDVGDGVERLVMLRGAGEDWDRFFRDRPDRVELSWSAAAPAGVGVRLFVRVPSDENAAFVASVPVGTASIDVPLGSDFVPALVAFVRRYG
- a CDS encoding CE1759 family FMN reductase, producing the protein MTTHIDRHPDPASNEAAAPFRLVVVNGGTSDPSSTRMLADRLAGAVEAAAARHGREVNTDVLELRELAGEIGTALVSQLVGPGLERAAELLGAADGAVVATPVYKAEPSGLFSSFFHVLDSDLLLGTPVVLAATAGTARHALVVDGAMRSLFAFLRTLIAPTGVFASTEDWNVPALTTRIDRAAFELFLLMDSGFANRLRADTWSSYQHTFRAVDDAGTGIDLGTDLMRLATGGSAA
- a CDS encoding FAD-binding monooxygenase, with amino-acid sequence MQFHHHGYVSGDPRILEAAGVGLDRPTELPDEVDVLVVGSGPAGMITAAQLAMYPDVNVRIIERRAGRLAVGQADGIQARSVETFQAFGFAGRITEEAFHLTETIFWKPDPDDPTRIARAARTLDDPSGISEFPHLIVNQARVLDHFAEFAANAPGRVVPDYGIEFVGLEVTDGAEYPVAVEVRSTAGERAGTSRTVRARYVVGCDGAASGVRRAIGGRLEGEKANHAWGVMDVLAVTDFPDIRTKCAIQSGSGGSILLIPREGGSLFRMYVDLGVVPADDAGRIRATPLDEIVRRANEILHPYTLDVRHVAWNSVYEVGHRLTDRFDDLGEDEVGERTPRVFLTGDACHTHSAKAGQGMNVSMQDGFNLAWKLGSVVSGRSPERLLRTYSAERRVVAKDLIDFDREWSTLMAAKPEEMADPTELEEFYVRTFEFPAGFMTEYAPSILTATPVHQHLATGFPVGKRFKSARVMRVADANTIHLGHHHRADGRWRIYVFADAPAPGEPSGVTDWAAWFAEAPDSPLAVHSPRDADIDALFDVKVVYRQPYTEVDINRVPELFRPRVGPFGVVDYEKFHTAIEGEDVFEARGISPTGAVVVVRPDQYVSNVLPLDAREELADYFAPLLTAG